From Megalobrama amblycephala isolate DHTTF-2021 linkage group LG24, ASM1881202v1, whole genome shotgun sequence, the proteins below share one genomic window:
- the g6pd gene encoding glucose-6-phosphate 1-dehydrogenase isoform X1 has protein sequence MRALYWTEKRSACSPLQRLAVNHRREWVVVDKRRPLAVWPRPPAFSSRAAARVTSHAPAMMGSRASAERAHTTTVPEHSDKMSTLPLSRSEVFGQLRKELHDDEEFHQSDVHIFIIMGASGDLAKKKIYPTLWWLFRDGLLPEQTYFVGFARSDLTVDAIRTACMPYLKAVDSEAERLAAFFSRNSYISGKYVDESSFGNLNTHLLSLPGGAGANRLFYLALPPSVYHDVTKNIKHQCMSTKGWNRIIVEKPFGRDLQSSEELSSHLSSLFTEEQIYRIDHYLGKEMVQNLMVLRFGNRIFGPIWNRDSVACVVLTFKEPFGTQGRGGYFDDFGIIRDVMQNHLLQMLSLVAMEKPASTSSDDVRDEKVKVLKCIEPVSLSDVVLGQYVGDPDGEGEAKLGYLDDPTVPKGSTQATFATAVLYVKNERWDGVPFILRCGKALNERKAEVRLQFTDVPGDIFDSQCRRNELVVRVQPNEAIYAKMMSKKPGVYFSPEETELDLTYHSRYRDVKLPDAYERLILDVFCGSQMHFVRSDELREAWRIFTPLLHQIETEKTPPIKYKYGSRGPAEADELVQKVGFRYEGTYRWVNPHKL, from the exons ATGCGCGCTCTCTATTGGACTGAAAAGCGTTCAGCGTGTTCGCCATTGCAGCGTTTAGCTGTCAATCACCGCCGTGAGTGGGTTGTTGTCGACAAGCGCCGCCCTCTTGCAGTCTGGCCCCGCCCACCTGCCTTTTCCTCACGCGCAGCTGCGCGGGTGACGTCACATGCTCCAGCAATGATGGGCAGTCGAGCGAGCGCTG AGAGAGCACACACTACTACAGTCCCTGAACACAGTG ACAAGATGAGCACCCTTCCCCTCTCACGCTCAGAGGTGTTTGGGCAACTGAGGAAAGAACTACATGACGATGAGGAATTTCACCAATCCGATGTGCATATCTTCATCATCATGGGTGCTTCG GGAGATCTTGCCAAAAAGAAAATCTACCCAACTTTGTG GTGGTTGTTCAGAGACGGTCTTCTCCCCGAACAGACATATTTTGTGGGATTTGCTCGTTCTGATCTGACCGTGGATGCCATACGCACGGCCTGCATGCCCTACTTGAAG GCGGTAGACTCTGAGGCAGAGCGCCTCGCTGCATTCTTCAGTCGAAACTCTTACATCAGTGGGAAGTATGTGGATGAATCCTCTTTCGGTAACCTGAACACTCACCTGCTGTCCCTGCCTGGAGGAGCTGGGGCCAACCGCCTCTTCTACCTGGCACTGCCGCCCAGCGTTTACCATGATGTCACCAAGAACATCAAACATCAATGCATGAGCACTAA AGGCTGGAACAGGATCATCGTGGAGAAACCTTTTGGCCGTGACCTGCAGAGCTCAGAGGAGTTATCCAGTCATCTCTCTTCTCTCTTCACTGAGGAACAGATTTACCGGATAGACCATTACCTAGGCAAAGAGATGGTCCAGAACCTCATGGTCCTCAG GTTTGGAAACCGGATATTTGGACCCATCTGGAACCGGGACAGCGTGGCATGTGTGGTTCTGACCTTCAAAGAGCCGTTTGGTACCCAGGGCCGAGGAGGATATTTTGACGATTTTGGAATCATTCG TGACGTGATGCAGAACCACCTGCTGCAGATGCTCTCTCTGGTTGCCATGGAGAAGCCCGCATCCACCAGCTCTGATGATGTTAGAGATGAGAAG GTAAAGGTGCTGAAGTGCATTGAACCGGTCTCTCTCTCAGATGTGGTCTTGGGCCAGTATGTGGGAGATCCAGATGGAGAAGGAGAGGCTAAATTGGGTTATCTAGATGACCCAACTGTCCCTAAAGGCTCCACTCAGGCTACATTTGCCACAGCAGTGCTTTATGTAAAGAATGAACGCTGGGATG gcGTTCCCTTCATCCTCAGGTGTGGAAAGGCTCTGAATGAGAGGAAGGCGGAGGTGAGGCTGCAGTTCACTGATGTTCCTGGAGACATCTTTGACTCTCAGTGCAGGCGGAACGAGTTGGTGGTCCGCGTGCAGCCCAACGAGGCCATCTACGCCAAGATGATGAGCAAGAAACCTGGAGTCTATTTCAGCCCTGAGGAGACAGAGCTGGACCTGACCTACCACAGCAGATACAGG GATGTTAAGCTGCCTGATGCTTATGAACGTCTGATTTTGGATGTCTTTTGTGGCAGTCAGATGCATTTTGTACGCAG tgaCGAGTTGAGGGAAGCCTGGAGAATCTTCACTCCTCTTCTTCATCAGATAGAGACGGAGAAGACGCCACCCATCAAATACAAATACGGGAG ccGAGGTCCTGCGGAGGCTGATGAGCTGGTGCAGAAGGTGGGCTTCCGCTACGAGGGCACATACAGATGGGTGAACCCACACAAACTGTGA
- the LOC125259805 gene encoding polypeptide N-acetylgalactosaminyltransferase 6-like: MHLRSPRCALPIKLCIFGLTLLITLLWVLQLDLGRSASLFQGLSLKPRYRGSVGWNSSGIWHFRMNTTAPQFEGASALSGDASCPSGFYSMEELRPHIERPQEDPEGPGADGNPFISGIMTPVKLRERQEGLSRNGFNQFASDRISIHRSLGVDTRPPECIEQKFSRCPRLPSTSVIIVFHNEAWSTLLRTIFSVLHTSPAVLLKEIILVDDASTQDHLKAPLEQYVQSLEIVRVLRQRERKGLISARLLGAREAGGEVLAFLDSHCECFYGWLEPLLARLVQEPTTVVSPSIAVINKDNLHFIKPVPSARTHTRGNFDWTLTFGWETIPEEERVKRKDETYPVRTPAIAGGLFAIYKQFFEHIGTYDDKMEFWGGENIEMSFRVWLCGGSLEIIPCSVVGHIFRTKSPHSFPKGIDVITRNQVRLAEVWMDDYKKIFYNRNKKAAAFAAEKSYRDISERLKLKERLHCKNFSWYLENIYTEAFVPDLNPVLFGSLKNIATKTCLDIGEKNPGGKSVILLICHNMGINQYFEYTSHQELRHNINKELCLHATIEPEPVRVEPCNFQGDGTVPAPQQMWNFILLSQQIYLLHNALFNKCLMVEYGNIIMKCCDPANSYQHWSFI, encoded by the exons ATGCACTTACGAAGTCCCCGATGTGCATTACCCATAAAACTGTGCATCTTTGGATTGACCCTTTTAATCACCCTTCTATGGGTATTACAGCTGGATCTAGGGAGGTCTGCCAGCTTGTTTCAAGGTCTTTCCCTAAAGCCAAGATACAGAGGCAGTGTTGGTTGGAATTCTAGTGGTATTTGGCATTTTCGGATGAATACCACTGCTCCACAATTTGAAGGAGCTTCAGCATTATCTGGAGATGCCAGCTGTCCCTCTGGGTTCTATAGCATGGAGGAGCTCAGGCCTCACATAGAGAGACCTCAGGAGGATCCTGAAGGACCTGGAGCTGATGGAAACCCCTTCATATCTGGCATCATGACTCCTGTGAAGTTGAGGGAGAGACAGGAGGGTCTTTCTAGAAACGGCTTCAACCAGTTTGCCAGTGACCGCATCTCCATCCACCGTAGTCTTGGTGTCGACACACGGCCCCCTGA ATGCATTGAGCAAAAGTTCAGCAGATGTCCACGGTTACCCTCTACCAGTGTGATAATTGTGTTCCACAATGAGGCATGGTCCACTCTCCTACGCACCATCTTCAGTGTCTTGCATACTTCACCTGCTGTTTTACTCAAAGAAATCATACTGGTGGATGATGCAAGCACTCAAG ATCATCTAAAAGCCCCACTAGAACAGTATGTCCAGTCTCTTGAGATTGTGCGTGTCCTGAGGCAGCGTGAGAGGAAAGGTTTAATTTCTGCCAGACTGTTGGGAGCACGTGAGGCTGGAGGAGAGGTGCTTGCCTTCCTGGACTCCCACT GTGAGTGTTTCTATGGGTGGTTGGAGCCCCTGTTGGCCCGGTTAGTTCAGGAACCTACCACAGTTGTGAGCCCAAGCATTGCTGTCATCAACAAGGACAATCTACACTTCATAAAGCCAGTGCCGTCAGCCCGCACACATACCCGTGGTAACTTTGACTGGACCCTGACTTTTGGCTGGGAGACTATTCCTGAAGAAGAGAGGGTGAAACGCAAAGATGAAACCTATCCTGTCAG AACACCTGCTATTGCCGGAGGACTTTTTGCCATTTACAAGCAGTTCTTTGAACACATTGGGACATATGATGACAAGATGGAGTTTTGGGGAGGAGAGAACATAGAAATGTCATTTAGG GTATGGCTGTGTGGAGGTAGTCTAGAGATCATTCCCTGTTCTGTGGTCGGCCACATCTTCCGTACCAAAAGTCCACATTCCTTCCCAAAAGGCATAGATGTGATCACACGCAACCAGGTTCGCCTCGCAGAAGTCTGGATGGATGATTACAAGAAGATTTTCtacaacagaaataaaaaagctGCTGCCTTTGCAGCAGAG AAATCCTACAGGGACATAAGTGAGCGCCTGAAGCTCAAAGAGaggctacactgtaaaaatttcTCCTGGTATCTAGAAAACATTTACACAGAGGCGTTTGTGCCTGATTTGAACCCTGTGCTGTTCGGATCG TTGAAGAACATTGCCACAAAAACTTGTCTTGATATTGGTGAGAAGAATCCTGGAGGGAAGTCAGTGATTTTATTGATTTGCCACAACATGGGAATAAATCAG tATTTTGAGTACACGTCACATCAGGAGCTGAGGCATAATATTAATAAGGAGCTGTGTTTGCATGCGACGATCGAGCCTGAACCTGTGCGGGTGGAGCCGTGCAACTTTCAGGGCGATGGAACTGTCCCAGCTCCACAGCAGATGTGGAATTTCATTCTTCTTTCCCAACAG ATATATCTTCTCCACAATGCTCTGTTTAATAAGTGTTTAATGGTGGAGTATGGCAACATCATCATGAAATGCTGTGACCCTGCCAACAGTTATCAGCATTGGTCTTTCATCTGA
- the LOC125259807 gene encoding testis-expressed protein 49-like, giving the protein MAFFGITHLGYQNPFGDRMLPSAQNKLDARGRDSSDLHLGSQSRYQDPIRRVQSSPRELYRVPVTDNQQYGWWVPAEGLKSQEPWTRTRHFPRKNSEMTKFVNEMSMTYPDFSLF; this is encoded by the exons ATGGCTTTCTTCGGAATCACACATCTGGGCTATCAGAACCCTTTCGGAGACAGGATGTTACCATCTGCCCAAAACAAACTAGATGCACGAGGACGAG ACTCATCAGACCTGCATCTTGGAAGCCAGAGCAGATATCAGGATCCGATCAGACGCGTTCAGAGTT CTCCTAGAGAACTGTATCGTGTACCTGTGACGGACAACCAGCAGTATGGTTGGTGGGTTCCCGCTGAAGGCCTGAAGAGCCAGGAGCCTTGGACTCGAACCCGTCACTTCCCACGCAAAAACAGCGAAATGACAAA GTTTGTGAATGAGATGTCAATGACCTACCCAGACTTCAGCTTGTTTTGA
- the g6pd gene encoding glucose-6-phosphate 1-dehydrogenase isoform X2, whose product MMGSRASAVKNTIYKMSTLPLSRSEVFGQLRKELHDDEEFHQSDVHIFIIMGASGDLAKKKIYPTLWWLFRDGLLPEQTYFVGFARSDLTVDAIRTACMPYLKAVDSEAERLAAFFSRNSYISGKYVDESSFGNLNTHLLSLPGGAGANRLFYLALPPSVYHDVTKNIKHQCMSTKGWNRIIVEKPFGRDLQSSEELSSHLSSLFTEEQIYRIDHYLGKEMVQNLMVLRFGNRIFGPIWNRDSVACVVLTFKEPFGTQGRGGYFDDFGIIRDVMQNHLLQMLSLVAMEKPASTSSDDVRDEKVKVLKCIEPVSLSDVVLGQYVGDPDGEGEAKLGYLDDPTVPKGSTQATFATAVLYVKNERWDGVPFILRCGKALNERKAEVRLQFTDVPGDIFDSQCRRNELVVRVQPNEAIYAKMMSKKPGVYFSPEETELDLTYHSRYRDVKLPDAYERLILDVFCGSQMHFVRSDELREAWRIFTPLLHQIETEKTPPIKYKYGSRGPAEADELVQKVGFRYEGTYRWVNPHKL is encoded by the exons ATGATGGGCAGTCGAGCGAGCGCTG taaAGAACACTATAT ACAAGATGAGCACCCTTCCCCTCTCACGCTCAGAGGTGTTTGGGCAACTGAGGAAAGAACTACATGACGATGAGGAATTTCACCAATCCGATGTGCATATCTTCATCATCATGGGTGCTTCG GGAGATCTTGCCAAAAAGAAAATCTACCCAACTTTGTG GTGGTTGTTCAGAGACGGTCTTCTCCCCGAACAGACATATTTTGTGGGATTTGCTCGTTCTGATCTGACCGTGGATGCCATACGCACGGCCTGCATGCCCTACTTGAAG GCGGTAGACTCTGAGGCAGAGCGCCTCGCTGCATTCTTCAGTCGAAACTCTTACATCAGTGGGAAGTATGTGGATGAATCCTCTTTCGGTAACCTGAACACTCACCTGCTGTCCCTGCCTGGAGGAGCTGGGGCCAACCGCCTCTTCTACCTGGCACTGCCGCCCAGCGTTTACCATGATGTCACCAAGAACATCAAACATCAATGCATGAGCACTAA AGGCTGGAACAGGATCATCGTGGAGAAACCTTTTGGCCGTGACCTGCAGAGCTCAGAGGAGTTATCCAGTCATCTCTCTTCTCTCTTCACTGAGGAACAGATTTACCGGATAGACCATTACCTAGGCAAAGAGATGGTCCAGAACCTCATGGTCCTCAG GTTTGGAAACCGGATATTTGGACCCATCTGGAACCGGGACAGCGTGGCATGTGTGGTTCTGACCTTCAAAGAGCCGTTTGGTACCCAGGGCCGAGGAGGATATTTTGACGATTTTGGAATCATTCG TGACGTGATGCAGAACCACCTGCTGCAGATGCTCTCTCTGGTTGCCATGGAGAAGCCCGCATCCACCAGCTCTGATGATGTTAGAGATGAGAAG GTAAAGGTGCTGAAGTGCATTGAACCGGTCTCTCTCTCAGATGTGGTCTTGGGCCAGTATGTGGGAGATCCAGATGGAGAAGGAGAGGCTAAATTGGGTTATCTAGATGACCCAACTGTCCCTAAAGGCTCCACTCAGGCTACATTTGCCACAGCAGTGCTTTATGTAAAGAATGAACGCTGGGATG gcGTTCCCTTCATCCTCAGGTGTGGAAAGGCTCTGAATGAGAGGAAGGCGGAGGTGAGGCTGCAGTTCACTGATGTTCCTGGAGACATCTTTGACTCTCAGTGCAGGCGGAACGAGTTGGTGGTCCGCGTGCAGCCCAACGAGGCCATCTACGCCAAGATGATGAGCAAGAAACCTGGAGTCTATTTCAGCCCTGAGGAGACAGAGCTGGACCTGACCTACCACAGCAGATACAGG GATGTTAAGCTGCCTGATGCTTATGAACGTCTGATTTTGGATGTCTTTTGTGGCAGTCAGATGCATTTTGTACGCAG tgaCGAGTTGAGGGAAGCCTGGAGAATCTTCACTCCTCTTCTTCATCAGATAGAGACGGAGAAGACGCCACCCATCAAATACAAATACGGGAG ccGAGGTCCTGCGGAGGCTGATGAGCTGGTGCAGAAGGTGGGCTTCCGCTACGAGGGCACATACAGATGGGTGAACCCACACAAACTGTGA
- the g6pd gene encoding glucose-6-phosphate 1-dehydrogenase isoform X3: MRALYWTEKRSACSPLQRLAVNHRREWVVVDKRRPLAVWPRPPAFSSRAAARVTSHAPAMMGSRASADKMSTLPLSRSEVFGQLRKELHDDEEFHQSDVHIFIIMGASGDLAKKKIYPTLWWLFRDGLLPEQTYFVGFARSDLTVDAIRTACMPYLKAVDSEAERLAAFFSRNSYISGKYVDESSFGNLNTHLLSLPGGAGANRLFYLALPPSVYHDVTKNIKHQCMSTKGWNRIIVEKPFGRDLQSSEELSSHLSSLFTEEQIYRIDHYLGKEMVQNLMVLRFGNRIFGPIWNRDSVACVVLTFKEPFGTQGRGGYFDDFGIIRDVMQNHLLQMLSLVAMEKPASTSSDDVRDEKVKVLKCIEPVSLSDVVLGQYVGDPDGEGEAKLGYLDDPTVPKGSTQATFATAVLYVKNERWDGVPFILRCGKALNERKAEVRLQFTDVPGDIFDSQCRRNELVVRVQPNEAIYAKMMSKKPGVYFSPEETELDLTYHSRYRDVKLPDAYERLILDVFCGSQMHFVRSDELREAWRIFTPLLHQIETEKTPPIKYKYGSRGPAEADELVQKVGFRYEGTYRWVNPHKL, from the exons ATGCGCGCTCTCTATTGGACTGAAAAGCGTTCAGCGTGTTCGCCATTGCAGCGTTTAGCTGTCAATCACCGCCGTGAGTGGGTTGTTGTCGACAAGCGCCGCCCTCTTGCAGTCTGGCCCCGCCCACCTGCCTTTTCCTCACGCGCAGCTGCGCGGGTGACGTCACATGCTCCAGCAATGATGGGCAGTCGAGCGAGCGCTG ACAAGATGAGCACCCTTCCCCTCTCACGCTCAGAGGTGTTTGGGCAACTGAGGAAAGAACTACATGACGATGAGGAATTTCACCAATCCGATGTGCATATCTTCATCATCATGGGTGCTTCG GGAGATCTTGCCAAAAAGAAAATCTACCCAACTTTGTG GTGGTTGTTCAGAGACGGTCTTCTCCCCGAACAGACATATTTTGTGGGATTTGCTCGTTCTGATCTGACCGTGGATGCCATACGCACGGCCTGCATGCCCTACTTGAAG GCGGTAGACTCTGAGGCAGAGCGCCTCGCTGCATTCTTCAGTCGAAACTCTTACATCAGTGGGAAGTATGTGGATGAATCCTCTTTCGGTAACCTGAACACTCACCTGCTGTCCCTGCCTGGAGGAGCTGGGGCCAACCGCCTCTTCTACCTGGCACTGCCGCCCAGCGTTTACCATGATGTCACCAAGAACATCAAACATCAATGCATGAGCACTAA AGGCTGGAACAGGATCATCGTGGAGAAACCTTTTGGCCGTGACCTGCAGAGCTCAGAGGAGTTATCCAGTCATCTCTCTTCTCTCTTCACTGAGGAACAGATTTACCGGATAGACCATTACCTAGGCAAAGAGATGGTCCAGAACCTCATGGTCCTCAG GTTTGGAAACCGGATATTTGGACCCATCTGGAACCGGGACAGCGTGGCATGTGTGGTTCTGACCTTCAAAGAGCCGTTTGGTACCCAGGGCCGAGGAGGATATTTTGACGATTTTGGAATCATTCG TGACGTGATGCAGAACCACCTGCTGCAGATGCTCTCTCTGGTTGCCATGGAGAAGCCCGCATCCACCAGCTCTGATGATGTTAGAGATGAGAAG GTAAAGGTGCTGAAGTGCATTGAACCGGTCTCTCTCTCAGATGTGGTCTTGGGCCAGTATGTGGGAGATCCAGATGGAGAAGGAGAGGCTAAATTGGGTTATCTAGATGACCCAACTGTCCCTAAAGGCTCCACTCAGGCTACATTTGCCACAGCAGTGCTTTATGTAAAGAATGAACGCTGGGATG gcGTTCCCTTCATCCTCAGGTGTGGAAAGGCTCTGAATGAGAGGAAGGCGGAGGTGAGGCTGCAGTTCACTGATGTTCCTGGAGACATCTTTGACTCTCAGTGCAGGCGGAACGAGTTGGTGGTCCGCGTGCAGCCCAACGAGGCCATCTACGCCAAGATGATGAGCAAGAAACCTGGAGTCTATTTCAGCCCTGAGGAGACAGAGCTGGACCTGACCTACCACAGCAGATACAGG GATGTTAAGCTGCCTGATGCTTATGAACGTCTGATTTTGGATGTCTTTTGTGGCAGTCAGATGCATTTTGTACGCAG tgaCGAGTTGAGGGAAGCCTGGAGAATCTTCACTCCTCTTCTTCATCAGATAGAGACGGAGAAGACGCCACCCATCAAATACAAATACGGGAG ccGAGGTCCTGCGGAGGCTGATGAGCTGGTGCAGAAGGTGGGCTTCCGCTACGAGGGCACATACAGATGGGTGAACCCACACAAACTGTGA